One Spodoptera frugiperda isolate SF20-4 chromosome 10, AGI-APGP_CSIRO_Sfru_2.0, whole genome shotgun sequence genomic region harbors:
- the LOC126911178 gene encoding cyclin-dependent kinase 11B-like: MWSIGCIFAELITLQPLFPGSSECDQLFRIFEGLGTPTDTTWPGYCELPFGKFTFKKHPTGRLRETLSNLLSEDGLSLLQEFILLDQVRRVTADAALNHPYFEEEPVAMEPAMFLPSLWAEYVEQNSSFETGDNEKDINTERKQ; this comes from the coding sequence ATGTGGAGTATCGGATGCATATTTGCGGAGTTGATTACATTGCAACCACTGTTTCCTGGAAGTTCTGAGTGTGATCAGCTATTCAGAATATTCGAGGGTTTGGGAACACCTACAGACACAACTTGGCCCGGCTACTGTGAATTACCTTTTGGtaaatttacgtttaaaaagCATCCAACAGGCCGACTGCGGGAAACATTAAGTAATCTACTTTCCGAAGATGGGCTATCGCTACTGCAAGAATTTATATTACTAGATCAAGTTCGAAGAGTGACAGCAGATGCCGCTTTGAATCATCCATATTTCGAAGAAGAACCGGTGGCGATGGAGCCCGCCATGTTCCTGCCGTCGCTGTGGGCAGAGTATGTCGAGCAGAACTCCAGCTTCGAGACAGGAGATAACGAGAAAGACATAAATACGGAGAGAAAACAATAA
- the LOC126911179 gene encoding cyclin-dependent kinase 11B-like: MEHINIVTGHEIAVGSRSDEVFLVMEYVPNEINSLMHTMRNNRVTIDPEHVKCLMVQLLTAIQYLHHSSVFHRDLNTSNILLTEDGILKVADFGQQDTPDIVTRRYRAPELLLLLLSKTYGTPIHMRNVGCIFGDSDKITNKINRSIRNTRY, encoded by the coding sequence ATGGAGCACATCAATATTGTCACAGGACACGAGATCGCGGTGGGCTCCAGAAGTGACGAGGTATTCCTAGTTATGGAGTACGTGCCTAATGAAATTAACAGTTTAATGCACACAATGCGTAACAACAGGGTAACGATTGACCCCGAACACGTAAAGTGCCTAATGGTACAACTGCTGACCGCTATTCAATATCTCCACCACAGCAGTGTATTTCACCGCGATCTCAACACATCCAATATTCTACTTACCGAAGATGGTATACTGAAGGTGGCAGATTTTGGTCAACAAGATACGCCAGATATAGTTACACGCCGGTACCGCGCGCCAGAACTACTACTGCTACTACTTAGCAAAACATACGGCACTCCTATACACATGCGGAATGTCGGGTGTATATTTGGAGATTCTGataaaatcacaaataaaattaacagaTCAATCAGAAACACCAGATACTGA